In one window of Skermanella rosea DNA:
- the pheS gene encoding phenylalanine--tRNA ligase subunit alpha, giving the protein MSALEALKTELLTAVSQAADLAALEEVRVAALGKKGRITGLMADMRTLSPEERKERGQQMNALKDEVGTALDARKAELHKAELARRLEAERIDVTLPVRAETQGRVHPITQTIDELTAIFADMGFSVAEGPDIEDDFHNFTALNFPPGHPARDMHDTFYLPDRPTDGSRMLLRTHTSPVQVRSLLADKAPIRVIIPGRTYRSDYDMTHTPMFHQVEGLVVDEKTSMAHLRGCLVEFCRAFFDVDDLPLRFRPSFFPFTEPSAEVDIGCLRRGGELKIGNFGDWLEILGCGMVHPNVLENCGIDSTKYQGFAFGMGIERIAMLKYGIPDLRTFFEADLRWLKHYGFVPLDVPSLAQGLNR; this is encoded by the coding sequence ATGTCCGCTCTCGAAGCGCTGAAGACGGAATTGCTGACGGCGGTGAGCCAGGCCGCCGATCTGGCCGCGCTGGAAGAGGTCCGCGTCGCCGCACTGGGCAAGAAGGGCCGCATCACGGGCCTGATGGCCGACATGCGCACCCTGTCCCCCGAGGAGCGCAAGGAACGCGGCCAGCAGATGAACGCCCTGAAGGACGAGGTCGGGACGGCGCTGGACGCCCGCAAGGCCGAGTTGCACAAGGCGGAGCTCGCCCGGCGCCTGGAGGCCGAACGCATCGACGTCACCCTGCCTGTCCGGGCGGAGACCCAGGGCCGCGTTCATCCGATCACCCAGACCATCGACGAGCTGACCGCGATCTTCGCCGACATGGGGTTCTCGGTCGCCGAAGGGCCGGACATCGAGGACGACTTCCATAACTTCACCGCGCTGAACTTCCCGCCCGGTCATCCGGCGCGCGACATGCACGACACCTTCTACCTGCCGGACCGTCCGACCGACGGCAGCCGCATGCTCCTGCGCACGCATACCTCGCCGGTGCAGGTCCGCTCGCTGCTGGCCGACAAGGCGCCGATCCGCGTGATCATTCCTGGCCGCACGTATCGTTCCGACTACGACATGACCCATACCCCGATGTTCCATCAGGTCGAAGGGCTGGTCGTGGACGAGAAGACCAGCATGGCGCACCTGCGCGGCTGCCTGGTCGAGTTCTGCCGCGCGTTCTTCGACGTGGACGACCTGCCGCTGCGCTTCCGGCCCAGCTTCTTCCCTTTCACCGAACCCTCGGCGGAGGTCGACATCGGCTGCCTGCGCCGCGGCGGCGAGCTGAAGATCGGCAATTTCGGCGACTGGCTGGAGATCCTGGGCTGCGGCATGGTGCATCCGAACGTGCTGGAGAACTGCGGCATCGACAGCACGAAGTACCAGGGCTTCGCCTTCGGCATGGGCATCGAGCGCATCGCCATGCTGAAATACGGCATCCCCGACCTGCGCACCTTCTTCGAGGCCGACCTGCGCTGGCTGAAGCATTACGGCTTCGTGCCCCTCGACGTGCCTTCCCTGGCCCAGGGCCTGAACCGATAA